In Thamnophis elegans isolate rThaEle1 chromosome 13, rThaEle1.pri, whole genome shotgun sequence, one DNA window encodes the following:
- the DDT gene encoding D-dopachrome decarboxylase: MPFLELETNVPAAQLPRDLPGRLGAAAAAILGKPEERVVATVKGDLALSMGGSTAPGALLSVWAVGAVGSAEQNRTHSARFTEFLAGELGLGADRILIRFHPLEPWQVGKKGTVMTFL, from the exons ATGCCCTTCCTAGAGCTGGAGACCAACGTGCCGGCGGCGCAGCTGCCCCGTGACCTGCCCGGCCGGTtgggcgccgccgccgccgccatcctGGGCAAGCCAGAGGAG CGAGTGGTGGCGACGGTGAAGGGAGACCTGGCGCTCTCCATGGGCGGCTCGACGGCGCCGGGCGCGCTGCTCTCGGTCTGGGCGGTGGGCGCGGTGGGCTCGGCCGAGCAGAACCGGACGCACAGCGCGCGCTTCACCGAGTTCCTGGCCGGCGAGCTGGGTCTGGGCGCCGACAG GATCCTGATCCGCTTCCACCCTCTGGAGCCCTGGCAGGTGGGCAAGAAGGGGACAGTGATGACCTTCCTGTGA